TAGAACTTACTGCTAGCCATATGGGGTAAGTAATTGTAAGATTTTAAGAAAGGTGGAAAACtcttttgtttgttttatttcaggTATTTTGAGTTCCGAATTTGTGACAATGTGAAAGCCCAGCAGGATTGTTTGGACCAGCATCCGTTGAAAATTCTTAGTGGCACACCCAGCATACCACATCCAAACGATCTGGAGACACGTTTCTATCCTCGCAATGGCAGCCGAATTTACGAAATGAAAGCAGAACTGCCTCAAAGTATCCTTCTTCGTTTTCGTTAATCTTGTTGATCAGAACGGTTATAACCCATCTTTTGTATTGTTTTGTAGACTTTCAGTGCACAAACTGCGTTATCCAGTGGAAGTACATCGCCGGTAACAATTGGGGCATGTGTCCGGATGGTAACGGAGCGGTCGGCTGTGGGCCACAAGAAGAATTTCGTGCATGTGCGGATGTTTCGGTAGGCGATACCAATGACACCGGCAATCGTACTCCGATTCGACCAGGATACCGACCACCGCCAACTCGAGTGCCAGCCGTTACGCCCGACCAAGCTGGTGCAGCTGGAAATGAGACCAACGCGGATGAAGAGATGCCAACGGGAGTCAAGTACATGGGACCATTGGTTGCCATTCTGTCGCTTTTTCTGGTCTTATGTGGATTTGCTGCACTCTATATTTATCACTATCATGGGGGGCGGATAAAGGCTCTGATGCGCTGGAATCGCGACAAAAGTCAAAAGATGGCGGCTAATATGGCGGAAGCGAGTACACCGAGCTTTTGCGAACCTACTAACCCACCAGTCCCGCCACCTAGAACCAAAAGAATCTCGCAGCAAATTCGTGATATTGAAGCCGAAGAATCTAGCGTACTGACCGGGAGCACTAAATCTTCGATATTGACGCCCAAGTTAACGATAGTCGCAAAAACTGATAGCAGTACTCCTTTCGGGAGGGATTAAAATAAGAGAAAAGTGAACCTCAGTGTCAATATTGTTTCACAAGTGGTCGCTAGAAAGGACAagtgtttttatttattatataaaACGTAGATTATAGTAGCAAAATTGAAGCAAACTGGTGACTAGCGCCAGCACTGACTGATAACAACCACAAATGATTCACGTTTAAATTAGCCGGTAAGCGTGTCTAGATGGAGAGAGTTATGCGAATGTAGTGTAGAGTTTATTACTACTTCCATGCTGCCAACAGTGAGCGCTAAGCAGTTCACGAGCTGCGATAAAGCTCGGCTGATTTACTTATGCgcgtaggggagaacggtccaaaatgcacccctggggcaaaacggcctcactcataaaatcactcatataatctgttgtagtacatttatgaacgaatattaccattacaattcataattagttatccatcgttgagctccattggaaaaaatcagcgaaaccccttcatattcactcaaatttaccgatttgctattcttccaccacatccgtaaaaTTATagctcaatccattaagaaaaaacaaacaaccatgcgttcaccatcattttacatgcaattgagtcattttagaccaccattctggcgttttgccccaggcctatttttaaaacattttttaaatgcgttagaaagtcatgaaaaccttattgttttgaataggagatcattgtgaaatgtagctgggtttgtaaatttgcacctatacgttaaaatggttggatatttttgtttatatgggcgaaaacagcgaaaaagcttaaggggtgcattttggaccgttctcccctacataAACAAAGGAGAGGTAATCGTTGACTCATCGCATTCGGTCTTTAGTCGACCGACGATGgtgttgatatgaaataaatgaTCGAATAGTATCAATTAGTATGCCGAATTGCAGTTTTCGTTATGCCAGAGAAAGccatataaaaattgaaaaataataaagataATATGTAAATGATTGTTGTACTAGATTGTAGATAGCATTTTGTAAACCGGGAAGGACATGCCGTTTTAGTGCACTATACTGCCGTCccaagcatatctgtcccatgtcgatttttatcatttttgtgtTTTATGCACCAAACGTTCTAAATTAATGTATATTTTATTGtgaacaaataaatacatataGTTTGTTCGAAAACTTAGCGAAAAAATATCGGGTCATTTTGTCCCATTGTAGAATttccaagcataactgtcccactgaaacaaatttcatacaacatgtattaaattacttcgaagaggccaattttcattatcaAATCATTCAGAGAAAGAATATGGGTTGTGGTATAGTTTCAATGGGTAAAACAAAGTTAATCCACCTAACATTGTTGACGCCATTCTTGTGCatcatgaaaattgaaaagtaataATTGAATCATATTTAGATGATTTATATTAAAACTTAAGTGAGAATAGTCTCTCATTTTTATTCGCATTCTATGTATTTATTtacactttttcttctttcttcattggcattaccatttttgcattcgtatataatgaggctaacacgataatacttttatgcctaattgcacccgaaaattcctttgaccgTGAGTCCAACCAAGCCACCTATGCATCATCGCTTTGTAGTCGTGCTTCTAAGCGCATGGCTATAAGGTAGACCCAATTCATTTGCATATATGcaagatttttgcaatagcttcgGAACGAAGTGACTAatcgattttcaatagcaaacaatggggccGAGTTTCCCTTCGAGTGCAACTTATTACGAAAAAATGGTCCTAAATATGTGTTTACAAATGATCATACACGCACCCCACACATGTGCAAGTTTCCACTCGACAAGTCAGAtgctaatcttcttcttcttcttatataaataaaataaaaataaaaatgaatatctgtctgtctgaaccttatagactcggaaactacagaaccgatcggcgtgaaaatttgtatgcagaggtttttggggccggggaaggttcttaagatggttcgaagCGCCTCCTTCCTTTGAAAAGGGGGGGCTCCCCTACAAATGATAcactattttcttcataactcgagaattaaccGAGCCAATGGAACCAAATcaggcatgtggaggttttgaaaggaaagatatgtttctgtgatggTTCGAAACCcttccccttctggaaaggggagCTCCCAAACAAATGGAACAGAAATTTCGACACAACTTGATAACTAATCAGATTATAAATTGATTTCAGGCAAAACAaggtttgtcgggtctgctagtctgAAATAAATTCCATAggaatcattattattattattattattatctttattaaagaggtttttaacccaaggctagttcacctccgaatttccataggaatcaTCAAAAACCTTCGCAGTATTGCGGTATTGAGTTACCACGGaacctgattttgatgcttcatCCAAAAACGGTTGTCcgacatttcgcggtaaaacattccgcggtaaaccatttcgcggtgtaccatttcgcggtctGTATCATTTGGCGGTAATCTGTTTCGCGGTTTATACAATTTGGCGGTATTCCGTTTCGCGGTATATATTATTTCGCGGTGCTCCGTTTCGCGGTATTCAAGCTTAGCTTatctttttaacttttttttgtatttttaagagTTTGCCATTCTTTTCTACCAACTATTAATTTTCTCTTCTTTTTATGGCCGTTTCTTTCATTGCGTTTCCCTTTCAAGTATTTTTATCTTTTCTTTTACgcattattttatgttattttcaaaaGACATATAGTGCCTGTAATCACATAACTGTCCCATACGAATAGGAAAcctagcaaagatgggacaactatgcggttACGGGCAGTATACATTATTGTCAATATTAGATGTGTGAACTTTGTCATCAAGATACACTATATCATATGATAAAGGTCGCTGTCTTAATACCTTAAAAGGCTATGGTATTCTGGTAGAATTCAGAAGATGGAATGACAGAAATCATTAGGCAAAAAGTATCTTCCTTAAATATTAGCCGGTATTAGGCTAAATATCATGTGCTGTCTTCTTCAAAtgttcgcatttgcccggtataagacaatATGTGCTGTTTCGTcttctttaaggtcactcctgacggaatccaagtttgaaagtgctcgcgttttcgggggcacaccactcgatactgaagcaacgcacaactgtcatttttattatttcacgcatgctgcgacgaagcaaagctaaatcaacaaaaatgacagttgtgcgccgcctctgaatcgagtggtgtgcccccgaaaacgcgagcactttggaacttggattccgtcaggagtgaccttaaatgtccgcatttgcccggtataaggcaaattgtgatgttttgccttctttaaatatttgcatttgcccggtataaggcaaagtgtgttgttttgctttcttcaaatgtttgcatttgcccggtataacgaaaaatctgttgtttcgccttctttaaatgtttgcatttgcccggtataaagcaaaatgttatgttttgctttctttaaatgtttgcatttgcccggtataaggcattgCATTTGCCCAGTGTTTCGCATTCTTTgcataccgtcatcgggggtgacaaagggtcaaatgggggtgagtatgggtcactgtttcaaccacttagaatgcttgtagattggattgaatgcatctgagggcaagaagattaaaatataagagacctttttagaCGATTTTGCTCTTCGACCTCCTGACTGTCGGtgaaagcgatgacccattctctcccccagacccattgtcactcccGGTGCGGTGGCGGTAGTCGTATTTGCAAATATGTTTtgcttcaaaacatttttttgttgggatttgAATTTATATGAGTCTCAATGATTATTCACTTTACATAATAATTAGGTGAATTTGAGGCTTTACAAAGCTAAAGAACACATTATTTAACTACTTGTAACATTAGTAAAATTAAACCTGCAAATTGATATTGACCGCGAAAAGTTTCACCGCGGAATAGTACTAACCGCGGAATGGTATACCGCCAAATAATATAAACCGCGAAATGTTATACCGCGATATGATACTGAACGCGAAATGGTAGACCGCGAACTGGTACACCGCGAAATGGTTAaccgcggaatgttttaccgcgaaatgtcgtacaATCTCCAAAAACCCATCTGCGCTGAAACATAATTATCCTGAATTTATTTCAGGATCAAATTATGTATAGGAACTAATTCTCACTGTCCTTACCCTTATGTAAGGTATAATATCTCTGGGGGTTTTCAGACACACTCGTCCCCATGTCAGCTTTCttacacacatttttttttcgatggagCGTAAGAGCCCCCTCCCCCAAAAGCTTACGTTATTAGTATACAGCCCCTTACTATAAGACGCTTTGAAAAGACCTAATGCATCTAATTTGAATCAGGTTACTATCCAAACCCAACTAAACTTTTGCTAAGCGCAAAGTAATCTGATGATACTCTAGCACTGGGACAAATATGCTTGGAATTATCAATTTTGTCTTCAATTTCGCAGCATAAATGTCCCACTGAATAAATTTCACTAAAAAACAGTGTTTATCCTTTGAAACATACTAAGCCATTAGAAATACACTATTTTCATCGATATACGtttattaatcaaaatttcaaggGGCAATTTAGCTACAAACTGAAAAATATATTTCCAACTTCAATCGCATTTTTCtcagttgcatatttttcgacatgggacagatatgcttgaCACGGCAGTATAGTGCAGGTcatattcgggatttgagtcaaaacggcaaaaaaagttaaaatagtGTTTATGGGACACGTGCGGTGCGGCTAAtatttaaggttcccccaaacacatgcGACgagacgcgattctatcgcttagTGACTGCGAttttgtcgccgttggtatggaagcgtaaatggaacattacctgcagcgacccaacgatagaatcgcggtgaCCAGCTGTccccgtcgcggcgatgaaatcgcttatgTCTGGGGGTGCCTTTAGTTTGTTAAGTTCTTCTAATTAAACGCCTACTTATGAGaagcaaatattttttctgagcaTGATTCTAAACATATACCTACCCAAGGGCGTAGCTAGAGGGGGCAAGGGATGGGGCCCTTAATGGTGGAacgattgaacgggtactgaaatgaattcccttaaacatgtgaactttacgatccaatcatatttagaaataggtggttgaggGGCACTcctaagccgtgcggtaagacgcgcggctacaaagcaagaccatgctgagggtgacagggttcgattcccggtgccggtctaggcaattttcgtattgggaattgtctcgacttccctgggcataaaaatattatcgtgttagcctcatgatatacgaatgcaaaaatggtaacttggcttagaaacctcgcagttaataattgtggaagtgcttaatgaacactacgctgcgaggcggctctgtcccagtgtggggatgtaatgacaATAAGAAGAAAGCGGTTGAAATTCAACAGATTCCCAAAAAATTATCCACAACTATAAGCATTTCGAGCTCAAGAATTTTCTTAGAAATGTTTTATTCTGTTTGAAATGTCTATATTCAATTGTGAAACTCAATAATGACATTATTACTATATTCAGCAttgtgtttttaatttttaccagattctttaaatttttcacCATTATTAGAATGTATAGTTTTTAAAATCGTAAACCACTCTtcggaatatttttttgtgatgCTAGTTCTTCATAGCATTCATGACACGGCACTAGGATGCCAAAATTTGGAATTAACTTTGGAAATGAAAGATTAGTTTTAGATTTTAATAATGTTAAAACCCAGTGTTCTCTAtcaaacacaatatttcaatgCATTCATAAAACCACGCTCAGCCTCGTTTAGTTAAGATGACTAAGCCAgggtttattgatttttttcaagaaaagacGTTGGTACCGTACGGCCCGGAACCACCCACGACGACTGCCCGTGAAGTGATTGTGAGTTTTTTTATGTTGCGGAATACCTAATAGCTAGCCGACCATAGGATTGCCGGATAGTCTCTTCTGTCCTCAGTTGGTCAAGGCTTAATTACAATAGCGCGTTGCTATTTCACAGTAGTAGCACAATAATGCGTCGCGCGTTACGCATTGTTgtactaaatgttctaaatcaaCCGCGTCCTAACTTTGGACGCGtcggttttgaaaatatttgaatttagcGCATTGGCGCTGAcgaaaatcaagcaaccaaGTAAACATAAATATCGAGATATCGGCACCCAGGTTTTCATTGCtaacattttcaatatttattaacaatggttcatttataaaaaaaattaaaacaacttTGAAGTGAATCAAAACGTGGAATTTACCTGGTCATTAGATCTGAAGATCCGTACATAATTTATGAACCAACCTGATTGTACTTGGAATTTTTATTGGGTACGACAAATTTTTAGTTTACACTGTATTAAGTCaaggaagtattttttttttttttactaaggggagatcccccagtgccgaACACAtagccatttaacgaaaaactcaCTAAGCATCCGGATTATGCTTACTTGTATACCATATATACGAAATATAATCATTGACGATtcgtacaaactatatttgatcatttgaacacgtttttaggcgatgtattttgatgatgaattttggtgaaattcagaattttacggttcagaaaaatgttcccGAGTACCGGACATTATTGCATCATGTGCAAATACGACCAAATTCCTTTTACaagagtaaagacatcatttagaatagtaatatttttacttgcttcaagttgtagatattaatacgtgttagtagagcttatttgactctccagCTCAATTTCTTACATTCTGCTCAAAATTCCCTCCATTTTCaatgacattttcaaattttgtttctgtttTATGTTTTTCTGTCTTTGGTTTTCTGAAACctcagaaagaaaaaaacaaattaattgaagtaagtttaaccAAACATGTGCAAAGAATGGCTCTTTGATCATATGGAAAAACTAACTGTCCGGGCGCTGGGGGACAGCTACCGGATACATAAATTTGGTTTTACACCATAGATACAttatatatctaacaaatcatgattACTATTTGAAATATGACTAATGTTGACGATCTTGACATAATCAAAgtgcattcgattgattttaatactgtTGATTtaaaccttctaaaataaggcgaaacatgatttttttgacatttttgttcaatttcaaattttgtaaaaagttTATGACTtgaggatctgatattccatgcaggTAAAGGACTTTTCAATAACATTCTTTTATACTATATAAGATGATGGAGGGATCTCTGCAAGTGCCGTTtttagaagtgtccggtattgcgaggtgtccggcgctgggggatctccccctactaATTTTGAATCTTATCTAGTAGTTTTCTTAAGACTTTCTCAGTGTTCACTAAAAAATTCATAAATcgcctttttttattttatttactttGGCGTTTCCTCTTTATTCCTTGAGGATTTTACATACTTAATGTGATATTTTCCTTTTGTCTACCTCCTGCAAATTAATATGTTTCTAgcagaaatccttctagaagctcccccgGGAACTTTATAAAATTCCTCCGGACAGTTACCCAcaaatttcgttcaaaaatccttctcatgtaattgtaa
The nucleotide sequence above comes from Armigeres subalbatus isolate Guangzhou_Male chromosome 3, GZ_Asu_2, whole genome shotgun sequence. Encoded proteins:
- the LOC134225820 gene encoding uncharacterized protein LOC134225820; this encodes MTERQRSLEAMRNAITALVILLAWVTLCNGHGRLIEPPSRASAWRYGFSTPPNYNDHELYCGGFNRQWQKNDGKCGECGDAYDVPKPRPHEYGGKWGQGVIVRRYRPGSVFTLRVELTASHMGYFEFRICDNVKAQQDCLDQHPLKILSGTPSIPHPNDLETRFYPRNGSRIYEMKAELPQNFQCTNCVIQWKYIAGNNWGMCPDGNGAVGCGPQEEFRACADVSVGDTNDTGNRTPIRPGYRPPPTRVPAVTPDQAGAAGNETNADEEMPTGVKYMGPLVAILSLFLVLCGFAALYIYHYHGGRIKALMRWNRDKSQKMAANMAEASTPSFCEPTNPPVPPPRTKRISQQIRDIEAEESSVLTGSTKSSILTPKLTIVAKTDSSTPFGRD